In the genome of Nyctibius grandis isolate bNycGra1 chromosome 18, bNycGra1.pri, whole genome shotgun sequence, one region contains:
- the PIGW gene encoding phosphatidylinositol-glycan biosynthesis class W protein, whose protein sequence is MSQKHLKEAFISNLNGTSLLEISLGLSLAPLCLLCRGLLLILYYLHYGKPLSSRKYSLLLDFLVLVSPLVFSCTVLSPVIFFMPTIIAAFCAGIFSKIYSQRKQETRVPFRQIVRDFQKTYLDPEYIPAITVFRVYVNVLTSISILAVDFPQYPRRYAKAETYGTGVMDLGVGAFIFSNALVCPEVRQKSCVTQAKFSNLARQLFSVWPLIFLGVGRLLSVKSIEYHEHTSEYGVHWNFFFTLAFVRLAASLLLAIFPKNKSWIVAINLAVLYQLTLNTTSLKMFILHGSNGRDTRAGFLDANREGLLSLFGYLAIYMASVQVGLCLLKCRNSVKGWTEAVCSFLLTVLVLFVFLHVSQAYADPVSRRMANLSYCIWVVAHCLTFFIFFVVTDLTLVFTKLLVKGSSVPCCWNVVEPPRTSKKHETEAVPMGREGKLSHICLISAINKNQLLFFLLANVMTGAVNILIDTIHSKTAFTLCILHLYMFFNCLIMYILHAKNIVLKFW, encoded by the coding sequence atgtcACAAAAACACCTGAAAGAAGCCTTTATCAGCAACTTAAATGGAACTAGTTTGCTGGAAATTTCACTAGGCTTGTCTCTAGCTCCACTCTGCCTGCTTTGCAGAGGACTCCTCTTGATTTTATATTACCTGCACTATGGGAAACCTTTAAGTTCAAGGAAATACAGCCTGCTGCTAGACTTCCTTGTGCTAGTATCTCCTCTCGTGTTCTCCTGTACAGTCTTGTCTCCAGTCATCTTTTTCATGCCAACTATCATTGCAGCCTTCTGTGCCggaatattttctaaaatatacagccaaagaaaacaggagacCAGAGTGCCTTTTAGGCAAATTGTAAGAGACTTCCAGAAGACGTACTTGGATCCAGAATACATTCCAGCAATAACTGTGTTTCGCGTTTATGTCAATGTGTTGACATCAATCAGCATTTTAGCTGTGGATTTCCCACAGTATCCGAGGCGATACGCCAAAGCCGAGACCTATGGAACAGGAGTTATGGATTTGGGGGTtggagcttttattttcagtaatgctCTCGTCTGTCCTGAAGTTAGACAGAAGTCTTGTGTGACACAAGCAAAATTTTCCAATCTGGCCAGGCAGCTCTTTTCTGTTTGGccattgatttttcttggtGTTGGACGACTGCTTAGTGTTAAATCTATAGAGTATCATGAACATACTTCAGAGTATGGAGTGCACTggaattttttctttaccttagcATTTGTGAGGCTTGCAGCATCTCTACTTCTAGCcatttttccaaaaaataaatcttggaTTGTTGCTATAAATCTCGCTGTACTTTATCAGCTTACTCTTAACACTACCTCTCTAAAGATGTTTATCCTGCATGGGAGCAATGGCAGAGATACTAGGGCTGGCTTTTTAGATGCCAACCGGGAAGGGCTGCTCTCTCTGTTTGGATATCTGGCCATATACATGGCGAGCGTCCAAGTGGGACTGTGCCTGCTGAAGTGCAGAAACTCAGTCAAAGGCTGGACTGAAGCAGTGTGTTCCTTCCTGCTGACAGTTCTCGTGCTCTTCGTGTTTCTTCACGTGTCGCAAGCGTACGCGGACCCCGTGTCCCGCCGCATGGCTAATCTCTCCTACTGCATATGGGTGGTTGCTCACTGTCTGactttctttatcttttttgtaGTGACTGATCTCACGTTGGTGTTCACAAAGCTGCTCGTGAAGGGGTCCAGTGTGCCCTGTTGTTGGAACGTTGTAGAGCCCCCTAGAACCAGTAAAAAGCATGAAACGGAGGCTGTGCCTATGGGAAGGGAAGGCAAGCTGTCACACATTTGCCTGATTAGCGCtattaataaaaatcaattactgtttttcttgctaGCAAATGTTATGACTGGTGCTGTGAATATACTGATAGATACAATCCACAGCAAGACTGCATTTACGTTATGTATACTACACTTGTATatgttttttaactgtttaattATGTATATATTGCATGCCAAAAATATAGTATTAAAGTTCTGGTGA